A window of Planctomycetia bacterium genomic DNA:
ACCGCCACCTTGTGCGCCGGCGTCTTGCGCCCACAGCATCAACAGTGTGAGCGCTGCTACAAATCGAATCGAACGACCGAAATAGGCGGTCATGATGGGCCAATCTCCTCTTTCCGTTGGATGCAACGCCAGCCCGTGAACTTGGACGCGGCCCTGGAATGGTTCGTTCCCGGCGCGCTAAATGGTTTTGCGGTGAAACTTTATCCTAGTCAGGACCTCGCGGACTTGCAACAAAAACGAAAGCCCAGGGAAGGCCCAAAACAGCCTATCCGTCGGCACAAATCAACGGAGGCCTTCCCTGGGTGGACAGCACTCGCTCCGCCACCCAGGGAAGGCCTCCACTGCTTTTTCGCAAATAGCGGCGTCGATTGCGGCCTTCCCTGGGCTTTTCTGGCGGATTCCCTCGCTACGACCGGATCGAACCGAAGTGCTGTTCCTGAATCCACTTGCGAACGCCCCCTCGGTCACGGATAATTGAAGTTGACTGTCGATTCGTAGCACTTGTAGGCTTGTCTTCCGGCTCCGGGCGGCGCGTTCCGCACCTCTGCGCGTCGCGTCGCCGCGTGTTTGTTGTTCGCTGCCCGCTGAATCAATATGCTGGTGTATCTGGTCATTCGCGAAGGGTCCAAGTGGACCGACGTGTTCCGGTTGATCCCGGGGCAGACGGTGACGTTGGGGCGCGCGCCGACGAATCAGATCATCCTCAAGGACGAACGCTGCAGCCGCTGCCACGCCGAGGTCTTCCAATCCGAGGACAACTGGATCCTCCGCGACCTGGATAGCCGCAATGGCACGTCCGTCGGCGAGGAAGTCATTCGCGGCGACCGCATCCTCAAGCCAGGCGATATCGTGCGGATCGGCCGCACGCAAATCGCGTTTGTCAACGATCTGGGCCAGGCCTTCAAGGACCCGTCGGGCGTGTTCCGTATGCGGGACCCCAAGGCCGCCGACGCCCAAGCGACGCTGGAAACCGTCGGTCATCAAGACAACGCCAGCGTGCTCTCCGCACATGAGCCGCACACGATCACTCATCGCCGCGAGCGCACGCGGTTTCTGGAGCCGGTCGAAAACGACGAAGGCGCTTCCCGCGTCGGCAAGGCGGCGGCCAAGCTTTGCCGATTGGCGTTCGAGCTCGCCAAATGCCCGGACTCCGTCTCGTTAGCGAACGAGGCGCTCTCGGGCTTATTCGAAAGCACGCAGGTCGATACCGGCGCGGTGATGCTGTTGCGGCGCAGCTTTGAAGGAGAAATCGCCGAAGGAGACCTCGAATTAGTCGCCTCGCGATCGCAAACCGAGCGGCCGTACTACCGCATTTCGAAGTTCCTGGCCAACACGGTGATCCGCGAAGGCGAAGCGGTCCTGGCTCGCAACGTGATGGGCGACAGCAACATTGCGAGCCGCGACAGCAAAGGCGAAATCCACGCCACGAGCGTGATCTGCGCGCCGATTCGCCGCGGCAAGAAAGTGCTGGGGCTGATCCACCTGTATTCCACCGACGCCAAAAAGGTTCCCGATCCCGACGACCTGGAATTCACGCTGGCCGTGGCGGAAACGGTGGCCGTCGCGCTGCACAACCTGAGCCGCCGCCAGGAGCTCGCGGAGAATCTCAATCAGATTCGCGACGAGAACGTCCAGCTTCGCGAACGGCTTGGCGTGCAAAGCGAAATCATCGGGCGCAGCGTGTTGATGTGTCGCATTAACGAAGAAATCGCCCGCGCCGCACCCACCAAGGCCACGGTGCTGATCCGGGGCGAAAGCGGCGTCGGCAAAGAGCTGGTCGCCCGCGCGGTACATTTCTCCAGCCCGCGCAAGAAGGGCGTATTCGTCTGCGTGAACTGCGCGGCACTGAGCGAAAGCTTGCTGGAAAGCGAGCTGTTCGGCCACGAACGCGGCGCGTTCACGGGCGCCACGGAGCGCAAGATCGGCAAGTTCGAGGCCGCGCACCAGGGGACCATCATGCTCGACGAAGTCGGCGAGATGAGTCCCCAGACGCAGGCCAAGTTCCTCCGCGTGCTGGAAGGGCATCCCTTCGAGCGCGTCGGCGGCAGCGAGCCGGTGAAGGTGGACGTCCGCGTCATCGCGGCCACGAATCGCGACTTGGAAAACGACGTCGGCGATGGCCGTTTTCGCCGCGACTTGTTTTTCCGCCTCCGCGTACTGGAAGTCTTCGTTCCGGCGTTGCGCAAGCGCCCCGAGGACATCCCGGAATTGGCCTACTTCTTCCTGCAGAAGTTCAACGCCGAAACGGGCCGCAAGCTGCTCGGATTCACGCCCCGGGCGATGGACCAGATGATGGAATATCGCTGGCCCGGCAACGTGCGCGAGTTGAAGAACGTCGTCGAACGGGCGGTGGTGCTGTCCCAGGGTCAATCGATCGACATCGACAACCTGATGCTGTCAAAGCTGTCCACCGCCGGCGACACGAACGATCAACCGTTGGCGATGCCGACGAGCTTCGAACCGCTATCGTTGGCGGACATGGAACGGCGCCACATCCTGGCCACGCTCAACGCCACCAATTGGAACAAGAGCCAAACGTCGAACATCCTGGGCATCGAACGCTCCACGCTCGATCGGAAGATCCGCCGGTATGAATTGGTTGAGGAGCAACCGCGGCGGGTGATTTAGGAAGTGAAGTTTGATGAGTGACGTCAGTCTCATCACTCATCACTCATCACTCATCACTCATCACTCATCACTCATCACTTCCCCCCCACCCTCGTGTCTTCCGGCAAGTACAGTAGCCGGCCGCAGGAGGTGCAGACGACGACGCGCAGCAGTCGCAGTTCGTTGATGCGTTGCGGCGTGATGTGTTGATTGCAGCCACTGCAGGTTTCGCCGTCGACCGTGGCCATGGCATCGGAGCCTTTGACGTTAGCGACGCGTTGATAGGCCACGCGGAAATCGTCGGGCAATTTGGATTCCGCCGCGGCGAGCTCCGCCTCGAGCCGCACGACGTCCGCCTGGACCGACGTTTGTTGGTTCTCCACCACGAGCCGCGTCTTGATCAGTTCTTCTTTCGCCTGCGTGACGTGTTGCTGCGCCTCGACGACGAGCTTTTGCATTTCCTCGATCTTGTCGAGTCCCTCGATGATCTCATCGGCCAGCACGCTGTTGGCCATTTCATCGGCCGCGATCTGGTCCTTCAGCGCCTGGTATTCGCGATTCGTCTTGCAACCGTTGAGCTTGACCTGCAATTCGCCGATCTTGGCCTCGCCCGATTTGAGCGACAACTGCTTCTGATCGGCCGCCACACGGGTCGCCTTCGAATCGGCCTGCGCCTTGACGAGCGTTTCCTCGAACCGCTTCACCGCCCCTTCCCGGGCTAGCAACTGCTTGGGGAATCGCACGAGCCGCTCGCGCAGGTCGCCCAGCTGGGTATGAATGCGATGCAACTCGCGCAACGCTTCCGCGGTGATAGACATGGTGTTCTCGTCGCAATGAAACCCGCCGCCGGGCCTAGTGTGCCTAACCCGTCTTTATAGCGAGTTGGCGGGCTGTTCGCGACTGGTGGGCGCGATGGAACCTACGGGCTTTCACCGCGGATTGTGGTAGAATGGAAGCATGAGCACGGCGCCCTTAGAAGCCATGATCGAGCAGCGCACCAATCGCAGTGGCCAGTCGCGAAGTTTTCTGGCCGCGACGCGCGTCCGGGTGCTCGACATTTACGCCCTGGCCGAGCTCCAGGGGCAAACCGCCGACCAAATCGTCGAGGCGTTGCCCCACCTCTCTTTGACCCAAGTCCATGCGGCGCTGGCATACTGCTTTGCCCATCGCGACGAAATCGTGCGTCAATTTCGAGAGGAAGAGGACCTTGCTGACGAGTTTCGCAAGTTGACAGGGCCGGGTCCGCTGGCGACCAAACTCGCGAGTAAGGAAACTCGGCGTGATTCGCTTTCACCTTGTTGAGTCGGCCGATGGGCGCTTAGGTAGAGCCCTACGGCGGCGGGGCTTCGATATCACCGTTCCGGTCGAAGTCGGATTGCTCGAAGCCAATGATAAAGAGCACCTGGCGTTTGCTCCTCGCGAGGGACGCGTCGTCATCACACAGGACGACGATTTTCTGAAACTTCATCACACCGGCACTAAGCACGCCGGCATTGCCTACTACAAGCCCGGTCGCCACACCGTAGCTGAACTCGTCAGCTTCGTCTGCCTCCTACACGACTGCCTGGAGCCCGCGGAAATGGAGGGCCAGATCCAGTACCTTTAATGGCATTGGCCGGCACAAGCGGTAGGCCGGACTCCATGTTGTGGCACGGTCTCCCGACCGTGCCGCTGGGCCGACCGAAGGTCTCCAGATTCGGCGAACGCACCGTGGCACAGTCGGGAGATCGTGCCACAACCGGTTGAAATCCCTCACTGGAAAACCGCGAGTAGCAGGCGGATCAGGAGCACGGCCGCCATCGCGCCGACGAGGCCCGCGTAAAACGCCTGGTTCCAAATCGTGCCGATGGCTGCCCCGATCGCCGCTCCGACGGCAATGACTTTGCAAAGCAGCAATTCGAAATTGAGCCCGACTGGGATAGTTGGCAGTACGCAGGCGAGCAGGAGATAGGCCGCCACGCGGACCCAGGCATGGCGCCAAGGCCGCATTTCTTTCAGGCAGATTATCGTGCGCCGGTAAAGCGGAAGCCTGATCGCCGTGGCCGCTTGATGAACGCACGCCGGACAAGTCGTGTTGATATCGAACATTGCGCCACGCCGGTACGCAATAAGCCACCCCTCGTCGCGCAACGCCTTGCCGAGAGCTTCGGCCCATCCCTCTGTTGGATATTGGACGGAGAGCGGCGTCGGACGTTGATCATCGCGAATCGCGGTTTTGCACGATTGGCACAGAACGCCAACCATCAAGAAGGCTGCGTCCTCATAGGCAGTCCAGACTTTGGTCGGCTTTGCGTTCATCACGAATACTCTGCTTGCTGGCGTGCCTTTGTAAATGCACGACTGGAAGTTCGTGACGTATCAGTGCCTATTTCGTCCGAATGTTGTCGCGTTTTCGCCATTTCGCGTTTTCGCGATCCCCAGTGATTTGTTGCTGGCGAATCGCGAAAGCGCGAAATGGCGAAAACGCGAAAGTGACAGGAGAGCAGGTTCGACTGTCGCTGGCCATCTTCCAGCCCTCGCCGCCCTGCGCCGTTTGACAACTGAATTCGCTTGTCCGATAACGGCACTTCATTTGCGAATTCCAGGACCGTGAAAGCAGGCGAGAGAATATGCCGGAGATTCAGGCCTTTCGGGGGGTGCGTTACGACTTAGGGCATGTCGGCTCGTTGAGCGATGTGATCGCGCCCCCCTATGATGTGATCGACGCCGCGCTGCAGGACCGGTTGTACAAGCAGCATCCGGCCAATGTGATCCGGCTGATCCTCAATCGCGAGGAGCCGGGCGATAACGACTCGCAAAATCGTTACAGCCGCGCTGCCCGGTTTCTAAAGAACTGGCGTGGCGAAGGGGTGCTGTTCACCGAGTCCGATCCGGCCGTCTATGTCTATCACCAGAAGTTCGATTACGGCGGGCAGACCTTCACCCGTCGCGGCTTCATGGCCCGCATCCGGCTCCAGCGTTTCGGACAGGGGAACATCTTCCCGCACGAGGAAACCATGTCCGGCCCTAAGCTGGACCGGCTGCTGCTGACCCGGGCCTGCAAGGCGAACCTGAGCCAGATCTTCGGCCTGTACCCCGACTCGGAAAGCGAAGCTCAAAACCTGCTCGAACAAGCGATCGTCGGCAAGGCGCCGCTTTCGGCGACCGACCACTTGGGC
This region includes:
- a CDS encoding DUF433 domain-containing protein → MSTAPLEAMIEQRTNRSGQSRSFLAATRVRVLDIYALAELQGQTADQIVEALPHLSLTQVHAALAYCFAHRDEIVRQFREEEDLADEFRKLTGPGPLATKLASKETRRDSLSPC
- a CDS encoding C4-type zinc ribbon domain-containing protein, which codes for MSITAEALRELHRIHTQLGDLRERLVRFPKQLLAREGAVKRFEETLVKAQADSKATRVAADQKQLSLKSGEAKIGELQVKLNGCKTNREYQALKDQIAADEMANSVLADEIIEGLDKIEEMQKLVVEAQQHVTQAKEELIKTRLVVENQQTSVQADVVRLEAELAAAESKLPDDFRVAYQRVANVKGSDAMATVDGETCSGCNQHITPQRINELRLLRVVVCTSCGRLLYLPEDTRVGGK
- a CDS encoding DUF5615 family PIN-like protein, with the translated sequence MIRFHLVESADGRLGRALRRRGFDITVPVEVGLLEANDKEHLAFAPREGRVVITQDDDFLKLHHTGTKHAGIAYYKPGRHTVAELVSFVCLLHDCLEPAEMEGQIQYL
- a CDS encoding sigma 54-interacting transcriptional regulator, with product MLVYLVIREGSKWTDVFRLIPGQTVTLGRAPTNQIILKDERCSRCHAEVFQSEDNWILRDLDSRNGTSVGEEVIRGDRILKPGDIVRIGRTQIAFVNDLGQAFKDPSGVFRMRDPKAADAQATLETVGHQDNASVLSAHEPHTITHRRERTRFLEPVENDEGASRVGKAAAKLCRLAFELAKCPDSVSLANEALSGLFESTQVDTGAVMLLRRSFEGEIAEGDLELVASRSQTERPYYRISKFLANTVIREGEAVLARNVMGDSNIASRDSKGEIHATSVICAPIRRGKKVLGLIHLYSTDAKKVPDPDDLEFTLAVAETVAVALHNLSRRQELAENLNQIRDENVQLRERLGVQSEIIGRSVLMCRINEEIARAAPTKATVLIRGESGVGKELVARAVHFSSPRKKGVFVCVNCAALSESLLESELFGHERGAFTGATERKIGKFEAAHQGTIMLDEVGEMSPQTQAKFLRVLEGHPFERVGGSEPVKVDVRVIAATNRDLENDVGDGRFRRDLFFRLRVLEVFVPALRKRPEDIPELAYFFLQKFNAETGRKLLGFTPRAMDQMMEYRWPGNVRELKNVVERAVVLSQGQSIDIDNLMLSKLSTAGDTNDQPLAMPTSFEPLSLADMERRHILATLNATNWNKSQTSNILGIERSTLDRKIRRYELVEEQPRRVI